A window from Streptomyces sp. NBC_00335 encodes these proteins:
- a CDS encoding ATP-binding protein, translated as MTESGNPSQPANVNEYNASHIQVLEAREGIRRRPGMYIGSTSERGLHQMVFEVVTYAVDEHLAGHADTIDVTITPDGAIRVADNGRGLPVQVEESTGMSALERELTELSFDTKPHSGYGVSGGISGLGLCVVNALSSRLTVEVHRDGHRWTQAYEKGTPLTPLTRHEETGNHGTAITFMPDTGIFETTHYSFATLSQRLQELAFLNDGLAISLTDERPERPARYHHTDGLRAYVAHLNPYPPSLVHSPAIAFESENQDKTISVQVAMQWNTWSPGEFRSFANSTRTHEGGAHEQGFRTALTDLINEYARRQRHLRANDKDITAEAIHEGLTAVVSVKLARPVFEGATRTKLSNPEADTYVQEAVHEHLTDWLDHHPDEAAAITRHILNASI; from the coding sequence ATGACCGAGTCCGGCAACCCCAGTCAGCCCGCGAACGTGAATGAGTACAACGCCAGTCACATCCAGGTACTCGAGGCCCGCGAGGGGATACGCAGGCGCCCCGGCATGTACATCGGCTCGACCAGCGAGCGCGGTCTGCACCAGATGGTGTTCGAGGTCGTCACGTACGCCGTCGACGAGCACCTTGCCGGCCACGCCGACACCATCGACGTCACGATCACCCCGGACGGCGCCATTCGCGTCGCGGACAACGGGCGGGGCCTGCCCGTCCAGGTGGAGGAGTCCACCGGCATGTCGGCCCTCGAACGCGAGCTGACGGAGCTGTCCTTCGACACCAAGCCCCACAGCGGCTACGGGGTCTCCGGCGGCATCAGCGGCCTGGGCCTGTGCGTGGTCAACGCACTGTCGAGCCGTCTCACGGTCGAAGTCCACCGAGACGGCCACCGTTGGACCCAGGCGTACGAGAAGGGCACCCCGCTCACTCCCCTGACGAGGCACGAGGAGACGGGCAATCACGGGACCGCGATTACGTTCATGCCCGACACAGGCATCTTCGAGACCACCCACTACTCGTTCGCCACGCTGTCGCAGCGCCTCCAGGAACTGGCCTTCCTCAACGACGGCCTGGCCATCTCACTCACCGACGAACGGCCGGAGCGACCGGCCCGCTACCACCACACGGACGGCCTACGGGCCTACGTCGCCCACCTCAACCCCTACCCCCCGAGCCTCGTCCACTCCCCCGCCATCGCCTTCGAGTCGGAGAACCAGGACAAGACGATCTCCGTACAGGTCGCCATGCAGTGGAACACCTGGTCGCCGGGAGAGTTCCGCTCCTTCGCGAACAGCACACGCACCCATGAGGGCGGCGCACACGAACAGGGCTTCCGCACCGCACTCACGGACCTCATCAACGAATACGCACGCCGTCAACGGCATCTGCGCGCGAACGACAAGGACATCACGGCCGAAGCCATCCACGAGGGCCTGACCGCGGTCGTCTCCGTGAAGCTCGCCCGTCCCGTCTTCGAAGGCGCCACCCGGACGAAGCTCAGCAATCCCGAGGCAGATACCTACGTCCAGGAAGCCGTCCACGAACACCTCACCGACTGGCTAGACCACCACCCGGACGAAGCCGCCGCCATCACCCGCCACATCCTGAACGCGTCCATCTGA
- a CDS encoding DEAD/DEAH box helicase — MIQLREHQVDQKAHFRKWVGFPARFSVPTQGARATIVSATGSGKTITAAASALECFSGGRILVTVPTLDLLAQTAQAWRLVGHRAPMVAVCSLENDPVLDSLGVRTTTNPIQLSLWAGSGPVVVLATYASLVDREDPEGPGEQRKVRGPLEAALAGGERLYGQQMAPFDLAIVDEAHGTAGDLGRPWAAIHDNTRIPAAYRLYLTATPRILAAAHPQRGADGQEVEIASMTSDPDGPYGEWIAELGLSEAIEREILAGFEIDVLEIHEPERQPLVLSEESLRGRRLALLQTALLEHAAAHNLRTVMTFHQRVEEAAAFADKLPQTAAELYASETSDTALTQADTLPASPIAAEFYELEAGRHVPPDRLWSAWLCGDHLVTERREALRQFANGIDADNRRVHRAFLASVRVLGEGVDITGERGVDAICFADTRGSQVEIVQNIGRALRPHRDGSTKVARIIVPVFLQPGENPKDMVASASYKPLVAVLQGLRSHSERLVEQLASRALTHGQHHVHLQRDQDGRIVGAGRIGGEPDDGGQESSADTAIESALLHFSTPRDAATIAAFLRTRVYRPESLVWLEGYQALLRWRAENEITGVHAVPYDVEVEVGVTKEFPLGRWVHQQRKALRTGELDEHRKTLLDSPQAGMVWEPGQEAWETKLAALRSYRRANGHLAPRQDAVWGEGEGDDDQLAIGQFMANLRRKGPKNGLGKNQDTATTRAAQLTAIDRDWDCPWPLDWQRHYRVLADLAQTETSGILPAIAPGVLYDGDDLGRWLERQKQPHTWAQLSAEQQERLSKLDVHPDQVPFPAPAAGRGAKGPSKAQQAFQRGLVALTQWVEREGAGRPVPRGHTEVVAVDGETEAVTVRLGVWISNTKSRRDKLTADQHAALAELGVNWSK; from the coding sequence GCGAGCGCCCTGGAGTGCTTCTCCGGCGGACGGATCCTCGTCACCGTCCCGACCCTGGACCTCCTCGCCCAGACCGCCCAGGCGTGGCGGCTCGTCGGCCACCGCGCCCCTATGGTCGCCGTCTGCTCCCTGGAGAACGACCCGGTGCTCGACTCGCTGGGCGTGCGCACCACGACCAACCCGATCCAGCTGTCCCTGTGGGCCGGCTCCGGGCCAGTCGTCGTTCTCGCCACGTACGCCTCCCTCGTCGACCGCGAGGACCCCGAAGGACCCGGGGAACAGCGCAAGGTTCGCGGCCCGCTGGAGGCCGCCCTGGCGGGCGGAGAGCGGCTGTACGGGCAGCAGATGGCACCGTTCGACCTCGCGATCGTCGACGAAGCCCACGGCACCGCCGGTGATCTTGGTCGGCCGTGGGCCGCGATCCACGACAACACCCGCATCCCCGCCGCCTACCGGCTCTACCTCACCGCGACCCCGCGCATCCTCGCCGCGGCCCACCCCCAGCGCGGCGCCGACGGCCAGGAAGTGGAGATCGCGTCCATGACCAGCGATCCGGACGGGCCCTACGGCGAGTGGATCGCCGAGCTCGGCCTGTCGGAGGCCATCGAGCGGGAGATCCTTGCCGGTTTCGAGATCGACGTGCTGGAGATCCACGAACCCGAACGGCAGCCGCTCGTCCTATCGGAGGAATCGCTACGCGGCCGGCGCCTAGCACTGCTGCAGACCGCACTCCTGGAGCACGCCGCCGCGCACAACCTCCGCACCGTCATGACCTTCCACCAGCGAGTCGAGGAAGCCGCCGCGTTCGCCGACAAGCTGCCCCAGACCGCCGCCGAGCTGTATGCCAGCGAGACCTCCGACACCGCCCTCACCCAGGCGGACACCCTGCCCGCGTCGCCGATCGCCGCGGAGTTCTACGAGCTGGAGGCCGGCCGCCACGTACCCCCGGACCGCCTGTGGTCGGCATGGCTGTGCGGGGACCACCTCGTCACCGAGCGCCGCGAAGCCCTGCGCCAGTTCGCCAACGGCATCGACGCCGACAACCGGCGGGTCCACCGCGCGTTCCTCGCCTCCGTACGCGTTCTCGGGGAAGGCGTCGACATCACCGGCGAGCGGGGGGTCGATGCGATCTGCTTCGCGGACACCCGCGGCTCCCAAGTCGAGATCGTGCAGAACATCGGACGGGCGCTGCGCCCCCACCGGGACGGCAGCACGAAGGTCGCCCGGATCATCGTGCCGGTGTTCCTCCAGCCGGGCGAGAACCCCAAGGACATGGTCGCCTCCGCCAGCTACAAGCCCCTCGTCGCCGTCCTCCAGGGCCTGCGTTCTCACTCGGAACGACTCGTCGAGCAACTCGCCTCCCGCGCCCTCACCCACGGACAGCACCACGTCCACCTCCAGCGCGACCAAGACGGCCGGATCGTCGGAGCCGGCCGCATCGGAGGTGAGCCCGACGACGGCGGCCAGGAGAGCAGCGCCGATACAGCCATCGAGTCCGCACTTCTCCACTTCTCCACCCCGCGCGACGCCGCCACCATCGCGGCGTTCCTGCGCACCCGGGTCTACCGGCCCGAATCCCTCGTCTGGCTGGAGGGCTACCAAGCGCTCCTGCGGTGGCGGGCGGAGAACGAGATCACCGGCGTCCACGCCGTCCCCTACGACGTCGAGGTCGAAGTGGGGGTCACGAAGGAGTTTCCCCTCGGACGGTGGGTCCACCAGCAGCGCAAAGCCCTGCGGACGGGAGAGCTGGACGAGCACCGAAAAACCCTCCTCGACTCCCCCCAAGCAGGGATGGTGTGGGAACCCGGCCAGGAAGCATGGGAGACCAAACTCGCCGCACTCCGCTCCTACCGGCGCGCCAACGGACACCTCGCCCCGAGGCAAGACGCCGTCTGGGGCGAAGGCGAGGGCGACGACGACCAACTCGCCATCGGACAGTTCATGGCCAACCTCCGCCGCAAAGGCCCCAAAAACGGCCTCGGCAAGAACCAGGACACCGCGACCACCCGCGCCGCGCAGCTGACCGCCATCGACCGGGACTGGGACTGCCCGTGGCCGCTGGACTGGCAGCGGCACTACCGCGTCCTCGCGGACCTCGCCCAAACCGAAACCAGCGGCATCTTGCCGGCCATCGCACCCGGCGTCCTCTACGACGGCGACGACCTCGGCCGCTGGCTGGAACGCCAGAAACAACCCCACACATGGGCACAGCTATCGGCCGAGCAACAGGAGAGGCTGAGCAAGCTCGACGTACACCCCGACCAGGTGCCCTTCCCTGCCCCTGCGGCCGGACGCGGAGCGAAGGGGCCGAGTAAGGCGCAGCAGGCGTTCCAGCGGGGCTTGGTGGCCTTGACGCAGTGGGTGGAACGGGAAGGCGCCGGCCGACCCGTGCCCCGCGGCCACACCGAGGTCGTCGCGGTCGACGGAGAGACGGAGGCGGTGACCGTTCGACTTGGCGTATGGATCTCCAACACGAAGAGCCGGCGGGACAAGCTCACCGCAGACCAGCACGCCGCCCTCGCCGAGCTCGGCGTGAACTGGTCCAAGTAG